The following proteins are co-located in the Kiloniellales bacterium genome:
- a CDS encoding virulence factor has translation MAQLIVVYWRDIPAQVIAKAGRQTAKRQLSERFETAIDRAAMKAKLRDTDSYLAEWRRAAPQPCGDDLEAEAAAAAERLETEFDDDRLSALVAAGGLEKTGEA, from the coding sequence ATGGCACAGCTCATCGTCGTCTACTGGCGCGACATCCCGGCCCAGGTCATCGCCAAGGCCGGCCGCCAGACGGCAAAGCGGCAACTCTCGGAGCGCTTCGAGACGGCGATCGACCGGGCGGCGATGAAGGCCAAGCTGCGCGACACCGACTCCTACCTGGCGGAGTGGCGGCGGGCCGCGCCCCAGCCCTGCGGCGACGACCTGGAGGCCGAGGCGGCCGCTGCGGCCGAACGGCTGGAGACCGAATTCGACGACGACCGCCTCTCCGCCCTGGTCGCGGCCGGCGGGCTGGAAAAGACGGGAGAGGCATGA